One genomic window of Desulfuromonas sp. AOP6 includes the following:
- a CDS encoding glutamine--tRNA ligase/YqeY domain fusion protein has translation MSTPDAAPVSHFIRNIITADLKEQRVVGPVVTRFPPEPNGYLHIGHAKSICLNFGLAADFGGRCHLRLDDTNPEKESVEYVEAIKDAVRWLGFDWGEHLYYASDYYEQLYDFACQLIAAGKAYVDSLQADEVRALRGTLTEPGQESPYRSRSADENLDLFRRMRAGEFPDGAHTLRAKIDMASPNMNLRDPVMYRIQRASHYRTGNQWCIYPMYDFAHPLSDAIEGVTHSICTLEFEDHRPLYDWFIDNLSLPSRPRQYEFARLNLEYTVMSKRRLLELVQKKDVTGWDDPRMPTIAGLRRRGFTPAAIRTFCDRIGVGKSDSWIDMSVLEDCLREDLNETAPRAMAVLRPLKLVIENYPEDRVEEFEAANHPQRPEMGSRLVPFCREVYIDREDFMEDPPKKFFRLAPGQEVRLRYSYIIRCEQVIKDEQTGEVVEVRCSYDPQTKGAAPADGRKVKGTIHWVSARHAVQAEIRLYDRLFKKANPSGDKDGTDYRSHLNPDSLEILVKCPVEPSLAQAAAGQVFQFERQGYFCVDSRDFAAGALVFNRAATLRDSWAKAGN, from the coding sequence ATGAGCACGCCAGACGCAGCCCCGGTTTCCCACTTCATCCGCAACATCATCACCGCCGACCTCAAGGAACAAAGAGTGGTCGGGCCGGTGGTGACGCGCTTCCCGCCGGAGCCCAACGGCTATCTGCACATCGGCCACGCCAAGTCCATCTGTCTGAACTTCGGCCTGGCCGCCGATTTCGGCGGCCGCTGCCATCTGCGTCTCGACGACACCAACCCGGAAAAAGAAAGCGTCGAGTATGTGGAGGCCATCAAGGATGCCGTGCGCTGGCTGGGTTTCGACTGGGGGGAACATCTCTACTATGCTTCGGATTATTACGAGCAGCTCTACGATTTTGCCTGCCAGCTCATTGCGGCCGGCAAGGCCTATGTCGACAGTCTCCAGGCGGACGAGGTGCGGGCCCTGCGGGGCACCCTGACCGAGCCGGGACAGGAAAGCCCCTACCGCAGCCGTTCCGCTGACGAAAATCTCGACCTTTTCCGCCGCATGCGGGCCGGCGAGTTCCCGGACGGCGCCCATACGCTGCGGGCCAAGATCGATATGGCCTCACCCAACATGAACCTGCGCGATCCTGTCATGTACCGCATCCAGCGGGCGAGCCACTACCGTACGGGTAATCAGTGGTGCATCTACCCCATGTACGACTTCGCCCACCCGCTGTCGGACGCCATCGAGGGGGTGACCCATTCCATCTGCACGCTTGAGTTCGAGGATCATCGCCCTCTCTACGACTGGTTTATCGATAATCTGAGTCTGCCCAGCCGCCCCCGTCAGTATGAGTTTGCCCGTCTCAACCTCGAATACACCGTGATGAGCAAACGCAGGCTGCTGGAACTGGTGCAGAAGAAGGATGTGACGGGCTGGGACGATCCGCGCATGCCGACCATCGCCGGCCTGCGCCGACGCGGATTTACTCCGGCGGCCATCCGCACCTTCTGCGACCGTATCGGCGTCGGCAAGAGCGACAGCTGGATCGACATGAGTGTCCTTGAAGACTGTCTGCGCGAAGACCTCAATGAAACGGCACCGAGGGCCATGGCCGTGCTTCGTCCTCTCAAGCTCGTCATCGAGAATTACCCGGAAGATCGGGTGGAGGAATTCGAAGCCGCCAACCACCCCCAACGCCCCGAAATGGGTAGCCGCCTCGTGCCCTTCTGCCGGGAAGTCTATATTGACCGGGAGGACTTCATGGAAGATCCGCCCAAAAAATTCTTCCGTCTGGCGCCTGGCCAGGAAGTCCGCCTGCGTTACAGCTATATCATCCGCTGCGAGCAGGTCATCAAGGATGAGCAAACGGGGGAAGTGGTCGAGGTGCGCTGCAGCTACGACCCCCAGACCAAGGGGGCGGCTCCGGCCGACGGCCGCAAGGTCAAGGGTACGATCCACTGGGTGTCGGCCCGGCATGCGGTTCAGGCCGAAATCCGGCTCTACGACCGCCTCTTCAAGAAGGCCAATCCCTCCGGGGATAAGGACGGCACGGACTATCGGAGCCATCTCAATCCCGACTCCCTGGAGATACTGGTGAAATGCCCGGTCGAGCCTTCACTGGCTCAGGCTGCGGCAGGGCAGGTCTTCCAGTTTGAACGCCAGGGTTATTTCTGTGTCGATTCACGGGATTTCGCGGCCGGAGCCCTGGTTTTCAATCGGGCGGCCACCCTCAGGGATTCCTGGGCCAAGGCGGGCAACTGA
- the uvrB gene encoding excinuclease ABC subunit UvrB — MARFELTSDYQPRGDQPRAIRELVEGIQRQDAHQVLLGVTGSGKTFTMANVVAEVQRPTLVLAHNKTLAAQLYGEFKELFPNNAVEYFVSYYDYYQPEAYVPSTDTFIEKDSSINEEIDKMRHSATRSLLSRRDVLIVASVSCIYGLGSPEAYYGMLVGLEEGMELPRDELLRKLVDIQYSRNDVDFHRGTFRVRGDTVEIFPAYEEDRALRVTYFGDEIESISEVDPLRGKIIDRLPKTAVFPASHYVATKPTLDRAICEIQDELRERIQYFRANNMLLEAQRIEQRTLFDIEMMEEMGYCQGIENYSRFLDSRQPGKPPATLFDYFPEDALLFIDESHVSVSQVGAMYRGDRSRKETLVNYGFRLPSALDNRPLTFEEFEAKGIQTIYVSATPADYELKKAQGVVVEQIVRPTGLIDPPIEVRPAGEQVDDLIHEIRATAAAGERVLVTTLTKRMAEDLTAYLEELQIKVRYLHSDIHTVERMEIIRDLRRGVFDVLIGINLLREGIDIPEVSLVAILDADKEGFLRSERSLIQTCGRAARNVNGHVIMYGDRITRSMQACIDETQRRRTTQLAYNKAHGITPETVKKSLRTILEDIAEKDYIDIPLAAEEQDKYLSAREIKQEIKVLRQQMLQAAAELDFEKAAEYRDRLLALEKHDLGLK; from the coding sequence ATGGCACGATTCGAACTAACATCCGACTATCAACCACGCGGGGATCAGCCGCGCGCCATCAGAGAACTGGTGGAAGGGATTCAGCGACAGGATGCGCACCAGGTCCTGCTTGGCGTGACGGGCTCGGGCAAGACCTTCACCATGGCCAACGTCGTCGCCGAAGTGCAGCGACCCACGCTGGTGCTGGCTCACAACAAGACACTGGCCGCCCAGCTCTACGGCGAATTCAAGGAGCTCTTCCCCAACAACGCCGTGGAATATTTCGTCTCCTACTACGATTACTACCAGCCGGAAGCTTACGTCCCCTCGACCGACACCTTCATCGAGAAGGATTCCTCCATCAACGAAGAAATCGACAAGATGCGCCACAGCGCCACCCGCAGCCTGCTCAGCCGGCGGGATGTCCTCATCGTGGCCTCCGTCTCCTGCATCTACGGTCTCGGCTCGCCGGAGGCCTATTACGGCATGCTGGTGGGGTTGGAGGAGGGCATGGAGCTCCCTCGCGATGAGCTGTTGCGCAAGCTGGTGGATATCCAGTACAGCCGCAACGATGTCGACTTCCACCGCGGCACCTTCCGGGTGCGAGGCGATACCGTGGAGATTTTCCCCGCCTACGAGGAGGACCGCGCCCTGCGCGTCACCTATTTTGGCGATGAGATCGAATCGATCAGCGAAGTCGATCCCCTGCGCGGCAAGATCATCGATCGCCTGCCGAAGACGGCTGTCTTTCCCGCCAGTCACTATGTGGCCACCAAGCCGACCCTCGACCGCGCCATCTGCGAGATTCAGGACGAGCTCCGGGAACGCATCCAGTATTTTCGCGCCAACAATATGCTGCTGGAGGCCCAGCGCATCGAACAGCGCACCCTCTTTGATATCGAGATGATGGAAGAGATGGGTTACTGCCAGGGAATCGAAAACTATTCCCGTTTCCTCGACAGCCGCCAGCCTGGGAAGCCGCCGGCCACCCTCTTTGACTATTTCCCCGAGGACGCCCTGCTCTTCATCGACGAGAGCCATGTCTCGGTGTCTCAGGTCGGGGCCATGTACCGGGGGGATCGCTCGCGCAAGGAGACTCTCGTCAACTATGGTTTCCGGCTGCCCTCGGCCCTCGATAACAGGCCGCTGACCTTTGAAGAGTTCGAAGCCAAAGGGATACAGACCATCTACGTTTCGGCCACTCCCGCCGACTATGAACTGAAGAAGGCGCAAGGCGTTGTGGTGGAGCAGATCGTGCGCCCGACGGGACTCATCGACCCCCCCATCGAGGTGCGCCCCGCCGGCGAGCAGGTCGACGACCTTATCCACGAAATCAGGGCGACAGCTGCCGCCGGCGAGAGGGTGCTGGTGACGACCCTGACCAAGCGCATGGCCGAAGATCTTACCGCCTACCTTGAAGAACTGCAGATCAAGGTGCGCTATCTCCATTCGGACATCCATACCGTCGAGCGCATGGAGATCATCCGCGATCTGCGCCGGGGAGTTTTCGATGTCCTTATCGGCATCAACCTGCTGCGCGAGGGCATCGACATTCCCGAAGTCTCTCTGGTGGCCATCCTTGATGCCGACAAGGAGGGCTTCCTGCGCAGCGAGCGCTCCTTGATTCAGACCTGTGGCCGGGCGGCCCGTAACGTGAACGGCCACGTCATCATGTATGGCGACCGCATTACCCGCTCCATGCAGGCCTGTATCGACGAGACTCAGCGTCGCCGCACCACGCAGCTCGCTTACAACAAGGCGCACGGGATTACCCCGGAGACGGTCAAGAAATCGCTGCGCACCATTTTGGAGGATATTGCCGAAAAGGATTACATCGACATACCCTTGGCGGCAGAAGAACAGGACAAATATCTTAGCGCCAGAGAAATTAAGCAGGAAATCAAGGTACTGCGTCAACAGATGCTGCAGGCTGCCGCTGAACTTGACTTCGAAAAGGCAGCCGAATACCGCGACCGCCTGCTGGCCCTGGAGAAGCACGACCTGGGCCTGAAGTAG
- the ispF gene encoding 2-C-methyl-D-erythritol 2,4-cyclodiphosphate synthase, producing MRVGHGYDVHCLVPDRKLILGGVEVPYELGLLGHSDADVLLHAICDAILGALALGDIGRHFPDTDPAYRGISSLVLLRHVMTLAAEKGYAIGNIDATVIAQRPKLAPYIGQMVSHIAEACATESARVNVKATTTEKLGFEGRGEGISTHAIVLLQRIRDEH from the coding sequence ACGATGTCCATTGCCTGGTGCCGGACAGAAAACTTATTCTCGGTGGCGTTGAAGTTCCTTATGAACTCGGGCTGCTGGGCCATTCCGATGCCGACGTTCTTCTGCACGCCATCTGTGACGCGATCCTGGGGGCTCTGGCTCTCGGGGATATCGGCCGCCACTTTCCCGATACCGATCCGGCTTACCGCGGTATTTCCAGCCTGGTCCTGCTCAGGCATGTCATGACCTTGGCGGCGGAGAAGGGTTACGCCATCGGCAATATCGATGCGACCGTCATCGCCCAACGCCCCAAGCTGGCGCCTTATATCGGGCAGATGGTCAGTCATATTGCCGAAGCCTGCGCAACGGAGAGCGCCAGGGTTAACGTCAAGGCAACCACGACGGAAAAACTCGGGTTCGAGGGTCGTGGTGAAGGTATTTCGACCCACGCCATCGTCCTTTTGCAGAGGATCAGGGACGAACACTGA
- a CDS encoding acyl-CoA dehydrogenase family protein codes for MSKPGMEERRSLEVAEAARETEWQLPSFVGEMFMGRFRPALIHPYPEQGAEDRRAGDKILEKLKIFLADKVDADRIDREKEIPPEVIDGLREMGLFGIKLPTEYGGLGLSQVNYNRIVQLVSSHCASTAVLLSAHQSIGVPQPLKMFGTDEQKKAYLPRLAKGEISAFALTEPGAGSDPSKMTTTAIPTDDGEAYIMNGQKLWISNGPVADLLIVMARTNDLEEERPEITAFVVEGKSKGLTTEHRCDFMGLKGIQNGLLRFENVRVPKENIVLGLGKGLKLALQTLNTGRLTLPAACGGAMKQALAMSTEWANERSQWGAPVGHHEAVAAKVATMAAEIFAVESLAWLTSAMADQGEMDIRLEAALAKLFCSEALWRTVDAGVQIRGGRGYETAESLKGRGEAPMPMERLLRDARINLIIEGTSEIMRLFIAREALDPHMRVAGASATSSKIDVIGAGKFYARWYPMLWLPRFKGPEGFELRGPLASHLRFAERASRRLARDLFHMMMLHRQGLQKKQVILGKLVDTGAELFAMSAVLSRCASPGCPAGAEELADLFCRQARRRIKRFHQEVYCNDDTRTYRVARQVLKGSFPWLEGNIVSTWKQEAHPRRDE; via the coding sequence ATGAGCAAACCCGGTATGGAAGAAAGACGTTCTCTGGAAGTAGCCGAGGCGGCGCGTGAGACGGAATGGCAGCTGCCTAGCTTTGTCGGCGAGATGTTCATGGGGCGCTTCCGCCCCGCCCTGATCCATCCCTATCCAGAACAGGGGGCGGAGGATCGACGGGCCGGCGACAAGATACTGGAGAAACTCAAGATTTTTCTGGCGGATAAGGTCGATGCTGATCGCATCGATCGGGAGAAGGAAATACCGCCTGAGGTGATCGATGGCTTGCGCGAGATGGGACTGTTCGGGATCAAGCTTCCGACCGAATACGGCGGGCTTGGGCTGTCCCAGGTGAATTACAATCGGATCGTGCAGCTGGTTTCCAGCCACTGCGCCTCGACGGCAGTGCTGCTGTCGGCTCACCAGAGTATTGGCGTGCCGCAGCCTCTGAAGATGTTTGGCACCGATGAGCAGAAAAAGGCTTATCTGCCGAGGCTAGCCAAGGGTGAAATCAGTGCCTTTGCCCTTACCGAGCCTGGCGCCGGCTCTGACCCCTCCAAAATGACGACCACGGCGATTCCCACAGACGATGGCGAAGCCTACATTATGAATGGGCAAAAACTTTGGATAAGCAACGGTCCGGTGGCTGATCTCCTTATCGTCATGGCTCGCACGAATGATCTGGAGGAGGAGCGCCCCGAGATCACCGCTTTCGTGGTGGAAGGAAAGTCAAAAGGGCTGACCACCGAACACCGCTGTGACTTCATGGGCCTGAAGGGGATTCAAAACGGGTTGCTGCGCTTCGAAAATGTGCGGGTGCCAAAGGAAAATATCGTTCTTGGGCTCGGCAAAGGGCTGAAACTGGCGCTGCAGACGCTGAACACCGGCAGACTTACCCTGCCGGCTGCCTGCGGCGGGGCTATGAAGCAGGCCTTGGCCATGTCCACGGAGTGGGCTAACGAACGCAGCCAGTGGGGAGCTCCCGTGGGGCACCACGAAGCGGTGGCCGCCAAAGTGGCGACCATGGCGGCTGAGATCTTTGCCGTGGAAAGTCTAGCCTGGCTGACCTCGGCCATGGCCGATCAGGGTGAGATGGATATCCGTCTCGAGGCGGCTTTGGCCAAGCTCTTTTGCAGTGAGGCCCTGTGGCGGACGGTGGATGCCGGGGTGCAGATCCGTGGCGGCCGTGGCTATGAGACCGCCGAGTCGCTGAAGGGAAGAGGTGAGGCGCCCATGCCCATGGAGCGATTGTTGCGCGATGCCCGCATCAATCTCATTATCGAGGGGACGAGCGAAATCATGCGCCTGTTCATTGCCCGCGAAGCCCTGGATCCTCACATGCGGGTTGCTGGTGCCTCGGCGACCTCGTCCAAAATAGACGTGATAGGTGCCGGCAAGTTCTATGCGCGCTGGTATCCGATGTTGTGGCTGCCACGCTTCAAGGGTCCCGAAGGCTTCGAGTTGCGGGGTCCCCTGGCTTCCCATCTGCGCTTTGCCGAGAGGGCCAGCCGCCGTCTGGCCAGGGATCTCTTCCACATGATGATGCTCCATCGGCAGGGCTTGCAGAAGAAACAGGTGATCCTTGGTAAACTGGTCGATACGGGAGCCGAACTGTTCGCCATGAGTGCGGTGTTGTCCCGCTGTGCCTCCCCGGGCTGTCCCGCCGGAGCTGAGGAACTGGCCGATCTCTTCTGTCGCCAGGCCAGAAGGCGGATAAAGAGATTCCATCAAGAGGTCTATTGCAATGACGATACCCGTACCTACCGGGTAGCCCGCCAGGTGCTCAAAGGCTCTTTCCCCTGGCTGGAGGGCAACATTGTCAGCACTTGGAAACAAGAGGCGCATCCGCGTAGGGATGAATGA
- the cysS gene encoding cysteine--tRNA ligase, whose protein sequence is MTLRVFNTLTGNKEEFVPLQPGKVGMYVCGVTVYDYCHIGHARANIVFDIVYRYLRFAGYDVTYVRNYTDVDDKIIKRANEREISSKELSEEFIRAFDEDMAALGLELPTHQPKATEFIPQIVAIVQKLIDKGMAYEAEGDVYYAVDKFPDYLKLSKRNMDEMRAGARIAPGERKRNPMDFALWKAAKPGEPSWESPWGLGRPGWHIECSAMSVEFLGESFDIHGGGKDLVFPHHENEIAQSEGAFGQPFVKYWLHNGFVNVNQEKMSKSLGNFFTIRDILKKYDPEVVRFFVLSAHYRSPIDFSDKNLEDAKAGLTRFYESLKAARDILEKTPIPNQVPCEMVKDEEREVYDRIEALEDRFCEAMDDDFNTALAIGHLFEAIRGMNRIMGEKRFDECPLSLLVLKDGLTKVEQLGSVLGLFRSEPAAWLAKTQEEGLADSGLSPAVIEGLIEERKQARKNRDFSRADEIRDELAAKGVLLLDSPEGTTWKLK, encoded by the coding sequence ATGACCTTGCGCGTTTTCAATACCCTCACCGGCAACAAAGAAGAATTCGTGCCGCTGCAGCCCGGCAAAGTGGGCATGTACGTCTGTGGCGTCACAGTCTACGATTACTGCCACATCGGCCATGCCCGCGCCAATATCGTCTTTGACATCGTCTACCGTTATCTGCGTTTTGCCGGTTACGACGTCACCTACGTGCGCAATTACACCGACGTCGATGACAAGATAATCAAGCGGGCCAATGAGAGGGAGATTTCCAGTAAGGAGCTCTCCGAAGAGTTCATCCGGGCCTTTGACGAGGATATGGCCGCCCTTGGTCTGGAACTGCCTACCCATCAGCCCAAGGCGACCGAGTTCATCCCTCAGATCGTGGCCATCGTGCAGAAGCTCATCGACAAGGGCATGGCTTACGAGGCGGAGGGTGATGTCTACTACGCCGTTGATAAATTCCCCGACTACCTTAAGCTGAGCAAGCGAAACATGGATGAAATGAGGGCCGGCGCCCGCATCGCGCCTGGGGAACGCAAGCGCAACCCCATGGATTTTGCTCTGTGGAAGGCCGCCAAGCCGGGAGAGCCCTCATGGGAATCGCCTTGGGGACTGGGACGGCCGGGTTGGCACATCGAGTGCTCGGCCATGTCGGTAGAATTTCTCGGCGAGTCCTTCGACATTCACGGCGGCGGCAAGGATCTGGTCTTTCCTCATCATGAGAACGAGATAGCCCAGAGTGAAGGCGCTTTTGGGCAGCCTTTTGTCAAATACTGGCTGCACAACGGCTTCGTCAACGTCAACCAAGAGAAGATGAGCAAGTCCCTGGGCAATTTCTTCACCATCCGTGACATCCTGAAAAAATATGATCCGGAGGTGGTACGCTTTTTCGTCCTCTCAGCCCACTACCGTTCGCCCATCGATTTTTCTGACAAGAACCTGGAGGACGCCAAGGCCGGTCTGACCCGTTTTTACGAGTCCCTCAAGGCGGCCCGCGATATTCTTGAAAAAACGCCGATTCCCAACCAGGTCCCCTGTGAAATGGTTAAAGACGAGGAGCGGGAGGTCTATGACCGCATCGAAGCCTTGGAAGACCGCTTCTGCGAGGCCATGGACGATGACTTCAACACGGCCCTGGCCATTGGCCATCTCTTCGAAGCAATTCGGGGCATGAATCGCATCATGGGTGAAAAGCGTTTTGACGAGTGCCCGCTGTCCCTGCTGGTTCTCAAAGACGGTCTTACCAAGGTCGAGCAGCTGGGGAGCGTCCTAGGCCTCTTCCGTTCCGAACCGGCCGCCTGGCTGGCCAAAACCCAGGAAGAAGGCCTCGCCGATAGCGGCCTGAGTCCCGCTGTGATCGAAGGCTTGATCGAGGAACGCAAGCAGGCCCGTAAAAACCGGGATTTCAGCCGGGCCGACGAGATTCGCGACGAGCTGGCCGCCAAAGGCGTTCTTCTGCTGGACTCGCCCGAAGGGACGACCTGGAAGCTCAAATAG